In Planctomycetia bacterium, the following proteins share a genomic window:
- the grpE gene encoding nucleotide exchange factor GrpE — translation MSADSNRTPNPGDDDRDSGLDEFLSDVGALDAQSEADVLRAEAAEAKDRLLRSHAELENYRRRAQRELQDTLRYAELPVLRDLLPVVDNIARAIQAAEKSPDGGGLLEGFRMVAQQLDGVLSAHECKRIEAKDQPFDPHLHQAIMQQPVPGKPTNTVVMVVQDGFMLHDRVVRPAQVIVSKDGD, via the coding sequence GTGTCCGCCGACTCCAACCGAACGCCGAACCCGGGCGACGACGATCGCGACTCCGGACTGGACGAGTTCCTGTCCGACGTGGGCGCTCTGGATGCGCAAAGCGAGGCCGACGTCCTCCGCGCCGAAGCTGCGGAAGCCAAGGATCGATTGCTGCGCTCCCATGCGGAACTGGAAAACTACCGGCGCCGCGCGCAACGCGAGTTGCAAGACACGCTTCGTTACGCGGAGTTGCCAGTGCTACGCGATTTGCTCCCGGTGGTGGATAACATTGCCCGCGCGATTCAAGCGGCGGAGAAATCGCCAGATGGCGGCGGCTTGCTGGAAGGTTTTCGGATGGTGGCGCAACAACTTGATGGCGTGTTGAGCGCGCATGAATGCAAACGAATCGAGGCGAAGGATCAACCGTTCGACCCGCACCTGCATCAAGCCATCATGCAACAACCTGTCCCCGGTAAGCCGACCAACACGGTTGTGATGGTCGTCCAAGACGGTTTCATGTTGCACGACCGCGTGGTGCGGCCGGCGCAGGTGATTGTTTCGAAGGACGGTGACTAG